GAAGAAATTTTTGAGGTTTATGTCCTTTTCATCAAGATCAAAATGCATCTATGTCAGTTTCACCTGAAAAAAAGTTTTTCAAATGTTTTTCGTGTCAGGTTTCAGGAACTGTTTTAGATTTTATTAAAGATTTTGATAACATAAGTTTTCAAGAAGCTGTTAAAAAATTAGCAGGATTAATAAATTATGATTTATCTAAATTTGAAAGTAATGCAGCTTTAAAACAAAATCAAGATGCCATTATTTATAAATTAAATGAGGAGTCGTTGGCATTTTTTAAATTAAATTTAAGATCTAATGAAGCAAAACCTGCTGTTAAATATTTACATTCAAGAGATATAACAAATGAAGATATACTTTTTTTTGAAATTGGGTATTTACCAAAAACAAAAAGTTTAGTTGAACATTTAATAAGTAAGGGATACAACATTTCAGATATTGTTGATGCTGGTTTAGGAACTTATAATGAAGAACATCAAAAATTGTATGACATTTTTGTAGATAGAATATTATTTCCTATTAGAAATGAAAATAAGGAATTAATTGGTTTCAGCGGAAGAATAATAGAAACAGATTCTGATAGACCAAAATATTTAAATACAAAAGAGACAAGAGTTTTTTCAAAAAGAAAAATTGCTTATAACTTTAGTGAGGCAATTAGATCCGCACGAATTAAAAAGGAAATAATTGTTCTTGAAGGTTATATGGACGTAATCAGCTTACACAAAAATGGAATTGATAATGCAATTGCATTAATGGGAACTGCTTTATCTCAATATCATATAAATTTGTTTAAAACTATTAAAGGAACTGTAAAAATGTTTTTAGATGGTGATGAACCAGGAATAAAAGGAAATATTGAAGCTTCTCAAACATTAATTTTAAATAATCAAAAAGTTTTGATTGTAAATAATCCTACAAATAATGATCCCGATGAATTAATTAAACAAGGTAAAAAATCAGAACTTGAAAAAATGGTTCTTGAAGCTTTGAACCCACTTCAATATATAATTTCAAAACGTTGACCTAAAGTGGATTCAAAGGACTTTAATTCAGTTGAAGAATTTATGAAGGAAATATGTTCATTTGTTTTAAAATGCAATAACAGTATATTATATGAGACTTCAGTTGAAGAACTTGAAAAAGTTACAGGTTTATCAAAAAATGCAATTATTAGTTTTTACAAAAAAATATCATTAAAACAAAATTCAAATACTTTTAATAAAAAAGTCGGTACGATCGAACAAAATTTTGAAACTAAACCTGAAGATAAAACAGGCGGTAATACAAGCTTCAATATTTTAACTTCTTTAAAAGCATACGAATTAGCTGAAAAAACTATTTTGTTTGACTTAATAAAATCAAACAAGAATTTGGATTTAGTTAAAGAGAAAATCAGAGAAGTTAAATTTCCACATAAAGAATTTGGAAGATTAATATCTAAAATCATTAATTCATATGAAGAAAACATAAATTATAATGAATCTGAAATTAAAGAAATTTTAACTGAAAGTTTTTCAGTGGAAACATTGGAAAAAATTAAATCATTTGAGTTAGATCCCTTAATGTTTAGAATTAAGCCGAATATAAATACATCTAAGTTAATTGAAAATTCATTTGAAAAACTTAAAATGTACTCTAATGAGAAAAAAATAATTGAAATTAACGAAATGCTAAAAGCAGAAAACTTAAGTAAAATTGATCGGGAAAATTTAATGGATATTCTATCCGAAAGAATAAAAAAAAGAGAAGAATGATTAGCAAATTTTAACGATAAAAGTAATTAGTGAAAGAGGTACAAAATGAAAAAATACATGGATAAAAAAGAAATAGCTAAAATTAAGACAATTGAAGATTTTTATGAGTCAACAGTTGAATATGCTAAGCAAAATAATAACGAAATAACAGCTGAAGAAGTTCAAATGAGTTTTAGTAAAATATTTGCAAATGCAACGGATAACGAATATGAAAAATTATTAGAAGATTTACAAGCAAAAGGTATTCAGTTTACAGATTTAGAAGATATTGATATAGATGAAGATATTGATCTTGATGAAGAAGTTGAGGAAGATATAGAAATTACTGATGATGACGCTTATGCTGATGAATTAATTGGTGAAAGAAAAGGACCAGGTAGAAGACCAAAAGATTCTGGAACTACTAAATATAGAGTAGGTTCAATTTCAAATGAAACAAAAATTCAAGATTTAATTAAGACTTATTTTTCAACAATTGGGCAAACAAAAATTTTAACAAAGGACCAAGAA
This is a stretch of genomic DNA from Mesoplasma coleopterae. It encodes these proteins:
- the dnaG gene encoding DNA primase; its protein translation is MLIPKEVIDDIIQKSDIVSIVSERVALSKKGRNFWGLCPFHQDQNASMSVSPEKKFFKCFSCQVSGTVLDFIKDFDNISFQEAVKKLAGLINYDLSKFESNAALKQNQDAIIYKLNEESLAFFKLNLRSNEAKPAVKYLHSRDITNEDILFFEIGYLPKTKSLVEHLISKGYNISDIVDAGLGTYNEEHQKLYDIFVDRILFPIRNENKELIGFSGRIIETDSDRPKYLNTKETRVFSKRKIAYNFSEAIRSARIKKEIIVLEGYMDVISLHKNGIDNAIALMGTALSQYHINLFKTIKGTVKMFLDGDEPGIKGNIEASQTLILNNQKVLIVNNPTNNDPDELIKQGKKSELEKMVLEALNPLQYIISKRWPKVDSKDFNSVEEFMKEICSFVLKCNNSILYETSVEELEKVTGLSKNAIISFYKKISLKQNSNTFNKKVGTIEQNFETKPEDKTGGNTSFNILTSLKAYELAEKTILFDLIKSNKNLDLVKEKIREVKFPHKEFGRLISKIINSYEENINYNESEIKEILTESFSVETLEKIKSFELDPLMFRIKPNINTSKLIENSFEKLKMYSNEKKIIEINEMLKAENLSKIDRENLMDILSERIKKREEWLANFNDKSN